One window from the genome of Pseudobdellovibrionaceae bacterium encodes:
- a CDS encoding translocation protein TolB, giving the protein MKSTAHLLLASLLLLCSSAFAQNQPHIKAQPSEHIYINIGKAQMKKSLIAMPGIQISKDSADFKKSRDLIQRTIESDLNFSNYFQFMPASSFLEKPSEVSYLPKNLDRKGFDFKKWQDNNTEFLIQGLVKSVSGKEVTLRLYLYYVPESKLVFEKDYTATALFPQEAGHDFANDVMQKLTGLPSIFKTKILAGSDRAGKGFKEIYSMNWDGSQITQLTEHKSITLSPTWSPGGNQIAYSAFTVDPRKGTRNANLYVYDIRNKKRVLVSSRTGINSGSVFFPSGRSLLMTLSATGTPDIYQISLDGKIENRITSGPFGAMNVEPALAPDGKTIAFSSDRSGRPMIYTMGISPITPAKRITRAGRYNATPSYSPDGKKIAFAGWDQSHFDIFIMNTDGTNLKRLTQERRPNGNWASNEAPSFSPDGRFIVYSSNKTGRKQLYITNTEGSINVPITNDNFNYFQPKWSPFLN; this is encoded by the coding sequence ATGAAATCAACTGCCCATCTGCTGCTAGCAAGTCTTCTTCTACTCTGCTCTTCTGCTTTCGCACAGAATCAACCTCACATCAAAGCTCAGCCCTCTGAGCACATTTACATCAATATCGGAAAAGCCCAAATGAAGAAAAGTTTGATTGCCATGCCAGGCATTCAAATTAGTAAAGACAGTGCTGACTTTAAAAAGTCACGAGACCTAATCCAACGCACTATCGAAAGCGATCTGAACTTTTCTAATTACTTCCAATTTATGCCCGCAAGCAGCTTTCTTGAGAAACCCAGCGAAGTATCTTATTTACCAAAAAATCTTGATAGAAAGGGATTCGATTTCAAAAAATGGCAGGACAATAATACGGAATTTTTAATTCAGGGGCTCGTAAAGAGTGTAAGTGGTAAGGAAGTCACATTAAGGCTTTATCTCTATTACGTTCCTGAATCTAAACTTGTTTTTGAAAAGGACTACACCGCAACCGCCCTGTTCCCACAAGAGGCAGGACACGATTTTGCAAACGATGTCATGCAAAAGCTAACAGGTTTGCCTTCTATTTTTAAAACCAAAATTTTAGCTGGATCTGACCGTGCTGGAAAGGGTTTCAAAGAAATCTACTCCATGAATTGGGACGGCTCGCAAATCACCCAACTGACAGAACACAAGTCTATCACGCTTTCTCCAACATGGTCCCCTGGTGGAAATCAAATCGCTTACTCGGCATTCACTGTGGACCCACGGAAAGGAACACGTAATGCTAATTTGTATGTGTATGACATAAGAAATAAAAAGCGTGTTCTTGTTTCCTCACGAACAGGAATCAACTCTGGCTCTGTCTTTTTTCCCAGTGGCCGCAGCTTGCTGATGACTCTCTCTGCTACTGGAACTCCTGATATATACCAAATCAGTCTTGATGGGAAAATTGAAAACCGTATCACTAGCGGTCCATTTGGGGCCATGAACGTGGAACCCGCACTGGCTCCCGACGGAAAGACCATAGCTTTTTCTTCTGATCGCAGTGGACGTCCTATGATTTACACTATGGGCATTTCCCCCATTACACCCGCCAAACGTATCACCAGAGCTGGGCGATACAATGCCACACCGTCGTACTCTCCTGACGGTAAAAAAATTGCCTTTGCAGGATGGGATCAATCCCATTTTGACATCTTTATCATGAATACTGACGGTACAAACCTAAAACGCCTTACCCAAGAAAGACGCCCTAACGGGAACTGGGCCTCAAACGAAGCCCCAAGCTTTTCACCTGATGGTCGATTCATTGTGTACTCCAGTAACAAAACGGGTAGAAAGCAACTTTATATCACCAATACCGAAGGCAGTATCAATGTGCCCATCACAAACGACAACTTTAACTACTTCCAACCTAAATGGTCGCCTTTCTTAAATTAA
- a CDS encoding SufS family cysteine desulfurase, with protein sequence MGMPLIRDQFPQLLQRVNGQRLVYLDSAATTLKPQVVIERLTQYYTSEVSNVHRGAHYFSNQATENFEKSRQTVARFVGASAPEEIVFTSGTTDALNLLAYALDSVADVRKGEGRDEIVLTEEEHHSNIVPWYWFAKRHGLKIRTIPFNEKGVLELDTLKTLITEKTLLVSCVHMSNTLGTLNDVQVICARAQEVGALSIVDAAQSVSFVSLSVQEIGCDFLCFSSHKLFGPEGLGVLYGRKDLLNSMGYYRGGGSMISSVSFDEIQFLPAPQKFEAGTPSIGAVIALRTAIDFFNEIPKDELQSHERSLVHTTHEMLSEIPGYQPLGDVSFKHNILSFNIDGCHPADLGALIDEMGVAVRVGHHCTQPIMDKMGVSATLRASFSIYNNGQDCLAFVEALKKAREMLL encoded by the coding sequence ATGGGAATGCCGTTAATCCGCGATCAATTTCCTCAGCTCTTACAACGTGTAAATGGCCAGCGTCTTGTGTATTTAGACAGTGCTGCGACTACGCTTAAGCCTCAGGTCGTGATTGAGCGTTTGACTCAGTACTACACTTCAGAAGTTTCAAACGTTCACAGAGGCGCGCATTACTTTTCAAACCAAGCCACTGAAAATTTTGAAAAAAGCCGACAGACGGTAGCGCGCTTTGTGGGCGCATCTGCTCCCGAAGAGATTGTTTTTACGTCAGGCACTACTGATGCTCTAAATTTGTTAGCTTACGCCTTAGACTCTGTTGCTGATGTTCGCAAAGGTGAAGGACGTGATGAGATTGTCTTAACGGAGGAGGAGCATCATTCAAATATTGTTCCTTGGTACTGGTTTGCCAAAAGACATGGTTTAAAAATTAGAACTATTCCCTTTAACGAAAAGGGTGTTTTAGAGCTTGATACCCTTAAAACACTCATTACAGAAAAGACGCTGCTGGTTTCATGTGTTCACATGTCTAACACCTTAGGAACATTGAATGATGTTCAGGTGATATGTGCTAGAGCTCAAGAAGTTGGGGCGTTGAGCATTGTAGATGCGGCACAAAGTGTAAGTTTCGTAAGTCTTTCTGTGCAAGAGATCGGTTGTGATTTTTTATGCTTTTCATCCCATAAACTGTTTGGACCCGAAGGTTTGGGAGTCCTGTATGGACGTAAGGACCTTCTTAACTCCATGGGATATTATCGAGGAGGAGGGAGTATGATCTCTTCAGTGTCCTTTGATGAGATCCAATTTTTACCTGCCCCGCAAAAATTTGAGGCAGGAACGCCGTCCATTGGTGCGGTGATTGCGCTGAGGACTGCTATAGATTTTTTTAACGAAATCCCAAAAGATGAATTGCAAAGTCATGAAAGAAGTTTAGTTCATACCACCCATGAAATGTTAAGCGAAATTCCTGGTTATCAACCTCTGGGTGATGTGAGCTTTAAGCATAATATTTTAAGTTTCAACATTGACGGCTGCCATCCTGCGGATTTAGGAGCACTCATTGATGAGATGGGTGTAGCGGTACGTGTGGGCCATCACTGCACACAACCCATTATGGACAAAATGGGCGTGAGTGCTACTCTGCGCGCCTCTTTTTCGATTTATAACAACGGTCAAGATTGTCTGGCTTTTGTTGAAGCCCTTAAAAAAGCAAGAGAGATGTTATTATGA
- the tolQ gene encoding protein TolQ, producing the protein MMIQLLFSNYAHAAEVEVKMGAWHAIASAGPIVKLTLLILVFMSIFSWMIIFSKRAAFKKVRAQNKKFVAKFWKSTSFEDVLADGDEFRDSTLFKLFENGYKDLKEISQMDSTNSMVQPSVMLQRSLAQNAENQISALESRLNFLATTGSSGPFIGLFGTVWGIMSAFQKIGETKMASLAVVAPGISEALIATAIGLAAAIPASIAYNHYIGQIRKEEVELHHFANEFLTIAEKNLANN; encoded by the coding sequence ATGATGATCCAACTTTTGTTTTCAAATTATGCACACGCAGCCGAAGTCGAAGTCAAAATGGGAGCTTGGCATGCCATCGCTTCCGCTGGCCCTATTGTTAAACTCACCTTGCTTATCTTAGTTTTTATGTCGATCTTTTCTTGGATGATCATTTTCTCTAAACGTGCGGCCTTCAAAAAAGTACGCGCACAAAACAAGAAGTTTGTGGCTAAATTCTGGAAGTCGACTTCTTTTGAAGATGTCTTAGCAGATGGTGATGAGTTTAGAGATTCCACTCTCTTTAAACTCTTTGAAAATGGTTACAAAGATCTCAAAGAAATTTCACAGATGGATTCTACCAACTCTATGGTTCAGCCCTCTGTCATGCTCCAACGATCTTTAGCTCAGAATGCCGAAAATCAAATCAGCGCTTTGGAAAGTCGGTTGAACTTCCTTGCCACGACAGGTAGCTCTGGGCCTTTCATTGGACTCTTCGGAACGGTTTGGGGAATTATGAGTGCCTTCCAAAAAATCGGTGAAACCAAAATGGCCAGCTTAGCCGTTGTGGCCCCTGGTATTTCTGAAGCTCTAATTGCTACAGCTATCGGCCTTGCTGCTGCCATCCCCGCTTCTATTGCCTACAACCATTACATTGGGCAAATCAGAAAAGAAGAGGTGGAGCTTCATCATTTTGCCAATGAGTTTCTAACAATTGCTGAAAAGAATTTAGCCAACAACTAA
- a CDS encoding S41 family peptidase, whose translation MKSKMGLLILGVVLGMAVNPLLSYSSQRYDNLRLFSRVFNLIEGNYVDTVDEKKLIIGSVRGLLGGLDPYSAYLEKEDFKDFQSETLGRFGGLGIEVTLDEGFLKIISPIEDSPAEKAGIKSGDRIITINGELVKGLDIVEASKKLRGKIGTEINLTVKREGEQQLLNFKIKRASITIKSVKGRIIDKDKGVHYVRVSSFLEKTSKDFTNYITKSLQKNPNSSFIVDLRANPGGLLKQAVDMADLFINEGVIVSTIGRNKEQKNVLNATKQSQIHGDINMVILVDGNSASASEIFAAAMKDHKKATLMGAKTYGKGSVQSVIALENGDGVKLTIARYYSPNGKTIDKKGVEPDKVLKEQDKKFELKDIQNDPWVVEAQKHLTKDIKS comes from the coding sequence ATGAAGTCAAAAATGGGATTGCTAATATTAGGAGTAGTGTTGGGCATGGCAGTGAACCCGTTGTTGTCTTACTCTAGCCAAAGGTATGATAACCTGCGACTATTTTCTCGCGTATTCAATCTGATTGAGGGTAACTATGTGGATACTGTGGATGAAAAGAAACTGATCATCGGCAGTGTCAGGGGTTTATTAGGCGGGCTCGACCCGTATTCGGCTTATTTAGAAAAAGAGGACTTTAAGGACTTTCAATCAGAGACTTTGGGACGTTTTGGAGGTTTGGGCATTGAGGTCACTCTTGACGAAGGCTTCTTAAAAATCATCAGCCCCATTGAAGACAGTCCTGCCGAAAAAGCAGGAATCAAATCAGGGGATAGGATCATCACTATCAATGGGGAGTTAGTAAAAGGCTTAGACATTGTTGAGGCCAGCAAAAAGCTTCGCGGTAAAATTGGTACAGAGATTAACCTCACGGTAAAAAGAGAAGGCGAACAGCAGCTTCTTAATTTTAAAATCAAACGCGCAAGTATTACGATCAAATCTGTTAAAGGTAGGATCATTGATAAAGACAAGGGCGTACATTATGTACGGGTGAGCAGTTTTCTAGAAAAAACATCCAAAGATTTTACAAACTATATCACTAAGAGCTTACAAAAAAATCCAAACAGTTCATTCATCGTAGACCTAAGAGCCAATCCTGGAGGCCTGCTTAAGCAAGCCGTAGATATGGCAGATCTTTTCATCAATGAAGGGGTCATTGTTTCAACCATTGGGCGCAATAAAGAACAAAAAAACGTGTTAAATGCCACAAAACAGAGCCAAATTCATGGTGACATCAACATGGTGATTTTGGTGGATGGAAACTCTGCCAGTGCCAGCGAAATTTTTGCGGCAGCAATGAAAGACCACAAGAAGGCCACACTTATGGGGGCAAAGACTTATGGAAAAGGTTCTGTACAGTCTGTGATTGCGCTTGAAAATGGCGATGGGGTGAAGCTCACGATTGCCCGCTACTATTCACCCAACGGCAAAACTATAGATAAAAAAGGTGTTGAGCCCGACAAGGTTCTTAAAGAACAAGACAAAAAATTTGAACTTAAAGACATCCAAAACGACCCATGGGTAGTTGAGGCCCAAAAACATCTGACAAAAGATATTAAGTCGTAG
- a CDS encoding SufD family Fe-S cluster assembly protein, with translation MTKSLHDFLTETSNGQTLWPTSKEEAWKYFDFKKLKSFENLVVEQAGSDAFDVEVLADSQKEILISDNRVRISQDLLDLGVKVSRQEELRILNSNSKIDQRFLNINKIFPTIVLGFDTVEIPEPIKVKFNFKDAKRDVVGTTVKYAVKNSNVSVYELFESKDFDPQTFVSVFTQVEQVDSRFRHFVVQQSLPATLALLYSSEASLGALSTYKLFLTSLNSQFVRNQNNVHILKSDVNAEVLTFVLAGDTGFSESRTEIAHYEPNGVSRQLFKAIVADEARAIFNGRIYIDPVAQKTDSAQSCKGLLLGEKAQMNAKPELEIYADDVKAAHGAAIGQVSSDEVFYLLSRGISPEKAYELLAQAFAGEVIQGISDLQVRKDISLKIKEACAPVFADLIQSYKAQDTVKRKN, from the coding sequence ATGACAAAGAGCTTACACGATTTCTTGACAGAGACCTCCAATGGCCAAACACTTTGGCCCACCTCAAAAGAAGAGGCGTGGAAGTACTTTGATTTTAAGAAATTAAAATCATTTGAAAACCTTGTCGTAGAGCAAGCAGGTTCTGATGCCTTCGATGTCGAGGTCTTAGCAGACTCTCAAAAAGAAATCCTTATCAGTGACAATAGAGTCAGGATTTCTCAGGACTTACTGGATTTAGGTGTAAAAGTCAGTCGTCAAGAAGAACTAAGAATTTTAAACTCCAACTCTAAAATAGATCAGAGATTTTTAAATATAAATAAAATTTTTCCTACAATTGTACTTGGCTTTGATACGGTGGAAATACCAGAGCCCATCAAAGTAAAGTTTAATTTTAAAGACGCAAAAAGAGACGTGGTGGGCACTACGGTGAAGTATGCTGTGAAAAACTCTAATGTGTCTGTTTATGAATTATTTGAGTCAAAGGACTTTGATCCTCAGACCTTTGTTTCTGTCTTCACACAAGTTGAACAGGTGGATTCTAGGTTTAGACATTTTGTTGTTCAGCAAAGTTTGCCCGCAACACTGGCTTTGCTTTATTCTAGCGAAGCCTCGCTGGGGGCTTTGTCTACGTACAAATTGTTTTTAACTTCTTTAAATAGTCAGTTCGTAAGAAATCAAAATAATGTTCATATTTTAAAATCTGATGTGAATGCCGAAGTTCTTACTTTTGTTCTTGCGGGGGACACTGGGTTTTCAGAATCCAGAACAGAAATTGCTCACTACGAACCTAATGGGGTGAGCAGACAGCTCTTTAAGGCCATTGTAGCTGATGAGGCTAGAGCCATTTTTAATGGCAGAATTTATATTGATCCCGTAGCTCAGAAGACGGACTCTGCCCAGTCGTGTAAAGGGCTGCTTCTGGGTGAGAAGGCGCAGATGAACGCCAAACCTGAATTGGAAATCTATGCTGACGATGTGAAGGCTGCGCATGGAGCGGCCATTGGTCAAGTGTCTAGTGACGAAGTCTTTTATTTGTTATCAAGAGGAATTTCTCCAGAAAAAGCATACGAACTTTTAGCTCAAGCCTTTGCGGGTGAAGTGATTCAAGGGATATCAGACTTACAAGTGCGAAAAGACATTTCTTTGAAGATCAAAGAGGCCTGCGCTCCTGTTTTTGCAGACTTAATTCAATCGTATAAAGCTCAGGATACAGTAAAGAGGAAGAACTAA
- the sufC gene encoding Fe-S cluster assembly ATPase SufC yields MLSVKNLCARVEDKEVLKGLNINVEPGEIHAIMGPNGSGKSTFSKVLAGHPTYEVTSGEVLYDINMDMKNLFDLAPHERALEGIFLANQYPTEIPGVSNIDFLRASFNAICKHQGTAEMSESEFESYVIEKAKLVELNPSFLFRSVNEGFSGGEKKRNEILQMAVLSPRLCLLDETDSGLDIDSLKVVAKGVNSLRSPDRSMILITHYQRLLDYIVPDVVHVFKDGRIVKTGDKDLALELERKGYDWV; encoded by the coding sequence ATGTTATCAGTTAAAAATTTATGTGCACGTGTAGAAGATAAAGAAGTTCTAAAAGGCTTAAACATCAATGTCGAGCCAGGTGAAATCCATGCCATCATGGGTCCTAATGGATCAGGCAAAAGCACGTTCTCAAAAGTTCTAGCGGGCCATCCCACCTATGAGGTGACTTCGGGAGAAGTTCTTTATGACATCAACATGGATATGAAGAATCTTTTTGATCTTGCGCCTCATGAAAGGGCTTTAGAGGGAATATTTTTAGCCAATCAATATCCAACAGAAATTCCAGGCGTAAGTAATATTGATTTTTTGCGTGCTTCATTTAATGCCATCTGCAAGCATCAAGGCACTGCCGAAATGTCAGAATCAGAATTTGAATCTTATGTGATCGAAAAAGCTAAGCTTGTTGAACTTAATCCTTCATTTTTATTTAGATCGGTGAACGAAGGTTTTTCTGGTGGCGAAAAAAAACGTAATGAAATCCTACAAATGGCGGTTTTATCCCCACGCCTTTGCCTTTTAGATGAAACGGATTCGGGTTTAGATATTGATTCTCTTAAAGTGGTGGCTAAAGGGGTAAATTCCTTACGCTCACCAGATCGGTCCATGATTTTGATCACTCACTACCAAAGATTATTAGATTACATTGTCCCTGATGTGGTGCATGTGTTTAAGGATGGAAGAATTGTAAAAACAGGCGATAAGGACTTAGCCTTAGAGCTTGAACGAAAAGGGTACGACTGGGTTTAG
- the sufB gene encoding Fe-S cluster assembly protein SufB, which yields MSEVKDQNTYKYGFVTNIESDRAPNGLNAEIVKFISEKKEEPQWLLDFRLKALKQWEKMVEPKWAHVHYPPIDFQAISYYSAPKKQSGNKHQSLDELDPELIKTFERLGIPVSEQKRISGVAMDVVFDSVSVGTINQNLLEEHGVIFCSISEAVKKYPELVKKYLGSVVPIADNFYSALNSAVFTDGSFCYIPKGVKCPIDLSTYFRINAEETGQFERTLLIADESSFVNYLEGCTAPMRDENQLHAAVVELIALDDAEIKYSTVQNWYTGDKEGRGGIYNFVTKRGKCVGKNSKISWTQVESGSAITWKYPSCILQGENSEGAFYSVALTHDKMQADTGTKMVHIGKNTKSTIISKGISTDSSANSYRGLVKIMPSAEGARNYSQCDSMLVGNSCQANTFPYLEVKNPTAVVEHEASTSKISEDQLFYLMSRGLDMESAISILVNGFCKDVFKQLPLEFSVEAVKLIEMKLENSVG from the coding sequence ATGTCAGAAGTTAAAGATCAAAACACTTATAAATATGGGTTTGTCACGAATATCGAGAGTGATCGTGCGCCCAATGGCTTGAATGCTGAAATTGTGAAATTCATTTCAGAAAAAAAAGAAGAGCCGCAATGGTTACTGGACTTCCGTTTAAAAGCCTTAAAACAGTGGGAAAAGATGGTGGAGCCCAAGTGGGCGCATGTTCATTATCCACCGATAGATTTTCAGGCGATTTCCTATTATTCCGCCCCCAAAAAGCAGAGCGGAAATAAGCATCAGAGTCTAGATGAGCTGGACCCCGAACTGATTAAAACCTTTGAGCGCCTAGGTATCCCTGTTTCTGAGCAAAAAAGAATCAGTGGCGTGGCTATGGATGTGGTTTTTGATAGTGTTTCTGTGGGAACCATTAACCAAAACTTACTTGAAGAACATGGTGTGATCTTTTGTTCCATAAGTGAAGCCGTCAAAAAATATCCTGAACTTGTAAAGAAGTATTTGGGATCAGTGGTGCCCATTGCAGATAATTTTTATTCTGCACTCAACTCCGCTGTTTTTACGGATGGATCGTTTTGTTATATTCCAAAAGGTGTGAAATGCCCCATTGATCTTTCGACTTACTTCCGCATCAATGCCGAAGAAACGGGGCAGTTTGAAAGAACGCTTTTGATCGCGGATGAAAGCAGTTTTGTAAATTACCTTGAAGGCTGCACGGCCCCTATGCGCGACGAAAATCAACTGCACGCTGCGGTTGTGGAATTGATCGCCTTAGACGATGCAGAGATCAAGTACTCTACAGTTCAGAATTGGTACACAGGAGACAAAGAGGGACGAGGTGGAATTTATAACTTTGTCACTAAACGCGGGAAGTGTGTGGGCAAGAATTCTAAAATATCTTGGACCCAAGTGGAGTCAGGTTCAGCCATCACATGGAAGTATCCTAGTTGCATCCTGCAAGGAGAAAACTCTGAAGGTGCGTTTTATTCAGTGGCTTTGACCCACGATAAAATGCAAGCCGACACAGGAACCAAAATGGTTCACATTGGCAAGAACACCAAGAGTACAATCATATCCAAGGGAATTTCTACGGACAGTTCTGCCAACAGCTACAGAGGACTGGTTAAAATCATGCCTTCCGCTGAAGGGGCTAGAAATTACTCGCAGTGCGATTCCATGTTGGTGGGCAACTCTTGCCAAGCCAATACGTTCCCGTACCTAGAGGTTAAAAACCCCACAGCAGTGGTGGAGCACGAGGCGAGCACGTCAAAGATCAGTGAGGATCAGCTTTTTTATTTGATGTCGAGAGGGTTAGATATGGAGTCGGCCATTTCGATTCTGGTGAATGGGTTTTGTAAAGATGTTTTTAAACAGCTGCCATTAGAATTTTCTGTAGAGGCTGTGAAACTGATTGAAATGAAACTCGAAAACTCGGTGGGTTAA
- a CDS encoding TonB family protein, with protein sequence MKFVPDDLKPYLKMSLAFHASIFLIFGVKVLFFPDLSHLDDTPSIKVDLVALPDKGDNKVVPKVLEKPKDTKEQPKKAETPAEKPKPVVAQKPQEKSDPAKPDNKKPETAKPDDSIDEMAALSRLRELEALKNIETTTQPKAANNAAPIKGNRLAVGDAIEGVNKIQYNNYKKVLQDAVKNHWDLPPWLQDGDLNAEVLIKIDETGLVTAKELIKSSGNSIYDKYVLETITKSSPFPPPDDKFVNVVAIKGVVLSFN encoded by the coding sequence ATGAAGTTTGTTCCTGATGATTTAAAACCTTATTTAAAAATGTCTCTCGCGTTCCACGCGTCGATATTTCTTATCTTTGGCGTTAAGGTTTTATTTTTTCCTGATCTAAGTCACCTAGATGACACTCCCAGCATTAAAGTAGATCTTGTGGCACTCCCCGATAAAGGCGACAACAAAGTTGTTCCTAAAGTTTTAGAAAAACCCAAAGACACCAAAGAACAACCCAAAAAAGCAGAAACACCTGCGGAAAAACCAAAACCTGTCGTAGCACAAAAACCACAAGAAAAATCTGATCCTGCCAAGCCCGACAACAAAAAACCTGAAACCGCAAAGCCTGATGACAGCATTGATGAAATGGCCGCCCTAAGTCGTCTGCGTGAACTTGAGGCCCTTAAAAACATCGAAACCACCACCCAACCCAAAGCAGCAAATAACGCAGCCCCCATTAAAGGAAACCGCCTTGCTGTAGGTGATGCCATCGAGGGTGTTAATAAAATTCAATACAATAACTATAAAAAAGTTTTACAGGATGCAGTAAAAAACCACTGGGACCTGCCGCCCTGGTTACAAGATGGTGACCTCAATGCTGAGGTTCTTATCAAAATAGATGAAACAGGTCTTGTAACAGCAAAAGAACTGATCAAATCCAGCGGCAACTCTATTTATGACAAATATGTATTAGAAACTATAACGAAGTCCTCGCCTTTCCCTCCACCTGATGACAAGTTTGTTAATGTTGTGGCTATTAAGGGTGTGGTCCTCTCCTTTAACTAA
- the tolR gene encoding protein TolR, with product MGMSAPSGGGGSRRAMSEINVTPLVDVMLVLLIIFMVTAPMMKQGLSIDLPETKGTGTPHTKNDPLTITIKTSGKVFIGSTEIPVDLLADKIRGMTTGLADQRVFIEADKKVTYESVAKVMGEVQSAGIFSISLVTVPRDK from the coding sequence ATGGGAATGAGCGCACCTTCTGGAGGCGGCGGATCTCGCCGCGCAATGAGCGAAATCAACGTCACACCTTTGGTGGATGTCATGCTAGTTCTTTTAATTATTTTTATGGTCACAGCCCCCATGATGAAACAGGGACTGAGCATTGATCTGCCTGAAACCAAAGGGACTGGTACTCCTCACACTAAAAACGATCCTCTGACAATCACGATAAAAACGTCTGGTAAAGTCTTTATTGGAAGCACAGAGATCCCCGTTGATCTTTTAGCTGATAAAATACGAGGCATGACAACAGGCTTAGCAGATCAACGCGTCTTTATTGAAGCCGACAAAAAAGTCACCTACGAATCCGTGGCCAAAGTTATGGGCGAAGTTCAATCCGCAGGTATCTTTAGCATTTCACTGGTTACCGTTCCAAGAGACAAATAA
- a CDS encoding ABC transporter ATP-binding protein, with protein sequence MKVSLSHIYKTYPGPTKALVDINFEVDDGEKIYISGASGAGKSTLFNILAGLTVPSSGRAVFNGTELNYDSYASLAQHRRQVGVIFQDFKLLSDRSIYDNVVLPFYASGKKPDSQKVFEVLEQLDLKNVSDKTVSALSGGQKQRVAIARTILQDPDLIVADEPTGNLDFEMSCQVMELFFQFEKTLIVATHDQQLIKTYPARTFFIEKGHIAR encoded by the coding sequence ATGAAGGTGTCTCTAAGTCATATTTATAAAACCTACCCTGGTCCCACTAAGGCCCTTGTGGATATCAATTTTGAAGTGGATGACGGCGAGAAGATTTATATCAGTGGAGCCAGTGGGGCGGGCAAAAGCACGCTCTTTAATATTCTTGCGGGTCTTACTGTACCTAGTTCTGGACGTGCTGTCTTTAATGGCACAGAGCTAAATTATGACTCCTATGCTTCTTTGGCTCAACACAGACGGCAAGTGGGAGTGATATTTCAAGATTTTAAACTTCTGAGTGACAGATCGATTTATGACAATGTGGTCTTGCCTTTTTATGCTTCTGGAAAAAAGCCTGATTCTCAAAAAGTATTTGAGGTTTTAGAACAATTAGACTTGAAAAACGTAAGTGACAAGACCGTGTCAGCGCTTTCTGGTGGGCAAAAGCAACGCGTGGCTATAGCAAGAACCATCTTGCAAGATCCTGATCTGATTGTCGCCGATGAGCCTACTGGAAATCTGGATTTCGAGATGAGCTGCCAGGTCATGGAGCTGTTCTTTCAATTTGAAAAGACCCTGATTGTGGCCACCCATGATCAACAGCTCATAAAAACTTATCCAGCCCGAACTTTCTTTATTGAAAAAGGTCATATTGCAAGATGA
- a CDS encoding NifU family protein, with protein sequence MNDQPFISQDVKVRPQITPNPRAIKFITNKTIKSDGKATFNFPEEAEQHLLFYDIFLIDGVRQVYAFQNTVTVSHDGTVLVDDFKNEVTEVLKARLPDHDPDFLTPEEENSKKPKDRSHLSAEMQEIEAILDRTVRPGLQADGGDLDVIDYQDNILKISYQGACGTCPSSFMGTLQAIEGILQNEFNPDIRVYPE encoded by the coding sequence ATGAATGACCAACCCTTTATTTCACAAGACGTCAAAGTAAGACCTCAAATTACGCCTAATCCAAGAGCGATCAAATTTATTACGAATAAAACCATCAAGTCAGATGGTAAGGCCACATTTAATTTTCCTGAAGAGGCCGAGCAGCACCTTTTATTTTATGATATCTTTTTAATTGATGGTGTCAGACAGGTCTATGCCTTTCAAAATACGGTGACAGTCTCACACGACGGGACAGTACTCGTGGATGATTTTAAAAATGAAGTCACTGAGGTGCTTAAAGCCAGATTGCCTGATCACGATCCTGATTTTTTAACCCCAGAAGAAGAGAACTCTAAAAAACCCAAAGACCGCTCCCATTTATCCGCAGAAATGCAAGAGATAGAGGCCATATTGGATCGTACAGTTCGCCCTGGATTGCAGGCTGATGGGGGAGATTTGGATGTCATCGACTATCAGGATAACATTTTAAAAATATCTTACCAAGGCGCTTGTGGAACATGTCCCTCTTCATTTATGGGAACACTACAAGCGATTGAAGGCATTTTGCAAAACGAATTTAATCCTGATATTCGCGTTTATCCCGAATAA